A single Anopheles arabiensis isolate DONGOLA chromosome 2, AaraD3, whole genome shotgun sequence DNA region contains:
- the LOC120898280 gene encoding serine proteinase stubble, protein MGSAVRQNVLPLAAVLLVTALLLSHALVRGDSSHGARGRGSPALIDSGIRAGSRLPVVPVAGAKVTKLRPVGKQRPAEEEDDDDDDDDDDDYFDFGLDDDDDDDDDDDEEEEEEEEEEDEEDEQLVPSAPVRPELPVETSTTRARLLSDAAFNKISETLGALNTVGRYIVNITKGQEASAITQVDPGTKETVPEALLTLTKTVLGQNITKSFEPLIKRVGTGGGEQETVSAVTSASLAIVSSSTPEPTLATSTVESLAVAQRKEDNEVTLGGGVTETKITKVPASGAVSEQKKKKKKKKKNKVKRKDPAHQEVRTTTTSTTTRRPDPAPSNKIVESTKDIENRCRTPDGRPGRCEDLSTCPGLLLDLSHLRESLCFKSLFVPGVCCPITTTSTVLTTPRPPSRPQQSGGSLVLSPVAKPPATTTTTTTTTTTKRPLVPVYTVSPGEEGSALLSATLKPIDNIVDPDDCGQQEYSSGRIVGGIEAPTGQWPWMAAIFLHGTKRTEFWCGGSLIGTKYILTAAHCTRDSRQRPFAARQFTVRLGDIDLSTDGEPSAPVTYKVTEVRAHPRFSRVGFYNDIALLVLDKPVRKSKYVIPVCLPGPNLPSKERLAGRRATVVGWGTTYYGGKESTKQQQATLPVWRNEDCNRAYFQPITDNFVCAGFSEGGVDACQGDSGGPLMMLVEARWTQVGVVSFGNKCGEPGYPGVYTRISEYMEWIRENTKK, encoded by the exons TGTTGCTGGTGACAGCATTGCTCCTGTCCCACGCCCTGGTGCGAGGCGACTCTTCGCACGGCGCAAGGGGCCGGGGATCACCGGCCCTGATCGATTCCGGCATTCGAG CTGGGTCACGATTGCCGGTGGTTCCTGTTGCCGGAGCGAAGGTGACGAAGCTACGGCCGGTGGGCAAGCAGCGTCCCGCTGAAgaggaggacgatgatgacgatgacgacgatgacgatgattaCTTTGACTTTGGActggatgacgatgatgatgacgatgacgatgatgacgaggaggaggaggaggaggaggaggaggaggatgaagaAGATGAGCAGCTGGTGCCCTCCGCTCCAGTAAGACCAGAACTTCCGGTGGAAACGAGCACCACCCGAGCGAGATTGCTGTCCGATGCGGCGTTTAACAAGATTTCCGAGACGCTCGGTGCGCTGAATACGGTCGGGCGGTACATTGTGAACATTACCAAGGGGCAGGAGGCGAGTGCCATCACGCAGGTGGACCCGGGCACGAAGGAAACGGTCCCGGAGGCACTGCTCACCCTTACGAAGACGGTTCTCGGGCAAAACATCACCAAATCGTTCGAACCACTGATCAAGCGTGTGGGCACGGGTGGCGGAGAGCAGGAAACGGTCAGTGCGGTCACTTCCGCATCGCTGGCGATCGTGTCGTCTAGTACGCCGGAACCTACCCTTGCAACGTCTACAGTGGAATCGCTCGCTGTGGCACAGCGGAAGGAAGACAACGAGGTGACGCTCGGAGGTGGCGTGACGGAGACTAAGATCACTAAGGTTCCGGCCAGTGGAGCAGTGTcggagcaaaagaagaaaaagaagaagaagaagaagaacaaggtCAAGCGCAAGGATCCGGCCCATCAGGAGGTTCGCACGACGACGACTAGCACCACGACGCGCAGACCGGACCCGGCCCCAAGCA ACAAGATCGTTGAATCGACAAAGGACATTGAAAACCGGTGCCGCACACCGGACGGTCGCCCGGGAAGGTGTGAAGATCTGAGCACCTGTCCGGGGTTGCTGCTCGATCTGAGCCATCTGCGCGAGTCGCTCTGCTTCAAGAGTCTGTTTGTGCCGGGCGTTTGCTGTCCGATCACGACGACCAGCACCGTGCTGACGACACCACGGCCACCCTCCCGGCCCCAGCAATCCGGTGGCAGTTTAGTGCTCAGCCCGGTCGCTAAACCACCGGCCACGACCActacaacgacgacgacgaccaccaccaaacgGCCGCTGGTACCGGTGTACACCGTCTCTCCCGGCGAGGAGGGCAGCGCGTTACTGTCCGCCACGCTGAAACCGATCGACAACATCGTCGATCCGGACGACTGCGGTCAGCAGGAGTACTCGTCCGGCCGGATCGTCGGTGGCATCGAGGCACCGACCGGCCAGTGGCCCTGGATGGCGGCCATCTTCCTGCACGGCACGAAGCGGACCGAGTTCTGGTGCGGTGGATCGCTGATCGGCACGAAGTACATCCTCACTGCGGCCCATTGTACGCGCGATTCGCGCCAGCGACCGTTTGCCGCCCGCCAGTTCACCGTCCGGCTGGGCGATATCGACCTGTCCACGGACGGGGAGCCGTCGGCACCGGTGACGTACAAGGTGACGGAGGTGCGGGCCCATCCGCGGTTTTCGCGCGTCGGTTTCTACAACGACATTGCGCTGCTCGTGCTGGACAAACCGGTTCGTAAGTCAAAGTACGTCATACCGGTGTGTCTACCGGGGCCGAATCTACCGTCCAAGGAGCGGCTAGCAG gacgTCGAGCAACGGTAGTCGGCTGGGGTACGACCTATTACGGCGGCAAGGAGTCgaccaagcagcagcaagcgacCCTGCCCGTCTGGCGCAACGAGGACTGCAACCGGGCGTACTTCCAGCCCATCACGGACAACTTCGTGTGCGCCGGCTTCTCGGAGGGCGGCGTGGACGCGTGCCAGGGCGATTCGGGCGGTCCGCTGATGATGCTGGTCGAGGCGCGCTGGACGCAGGTCGGTGTCGTCTCGTTCGGCAACAAGTGTGGCGAACCGGGCTACCCGGGCGTGTACACGCGCATCAGCGAGTACATGGAGTGGATTAGGGAGAACACGAAAAAGTAA